From Mustela erminea isolate mMusErm1 chromosome 1, mMusErm1.Pri, whole genome shotgun sequence, a single genomic window includes:
- the AMOTL2 gene encoding angiomotin-like protein 2, producing MRTLEDSSGTVLHRLIQEQLRYGNLTETRTLLAIQQQALRGGAGAGGTGSPQASAEVLAPEDAQVLQQATRQEPQGQEHQGGETHLAENTLYRLCPQPSKGEELPTYEEAKAHSQYYAAQQAGPRPHVGDRDPRGASGAHRSQDEALRELRHGHVRSLSERLLQLSLERNGARAPSHMSSSHSFPQLARSQQGPASRPLPAEGPEPRGPPPQYPHVMLAHETASAVTDPRYRTRGSPHFQHAEVRILQAQVPPVFLQQQQQYQYLQQPQEPPLPPHPAALSHGPLGSLGPPEMEGPASTQAPSATSGSAHLAQLETLLRDNARLQRDNERLQRELESSAEKAGRIEKLEGEIQRLSEAHESLTRASSKREALEKTMRNKMDSEMRRLQDFNRDLRERLESANRRLATKTQEAQAGSQDMVAKLLAQSYEQQQEQEKLERETALLRGAIEDQRRRAELLEQALSNAQGRAARAEEELRKKQAYVEKVERLQQALGQLQAACEKRELLELRLRTRLEQELKALRAQQRQAGPPTGASGSGGSPELSALRLSEQLREKEEQVLALEADMTKWEQKYLEERAMRQFAMDAAATAAAQRDTTLIRHSPQPSPSSSFNEGLLTGGHRHQEMESRLKVLHAQILEKDAVIKVLQQRSRKDPGKTVQGSLRPAKSVPSVFVAATAGTQSWQGLSSSERQVDAPARLATADRAPEEEPVATAPLPAHAKHGSRDGSTQTDGPPDSAAACLGLDPDSLLGYSGGQRTASLDSVAISRVQDLSDMVEILI from the exons ATGAGGACGCTGGAAGACTCCTCCGGGACAGTACTGCACCGTCTCATCCAGGAGCAGCTGCGCTATGGCAACCTGACAGAGACACGCACGCTGCTGGCCATCCAACAGCAGGCCCTGCGGGGTGGGGCCGGAGCCGGGGGCACAGGTAGCCCCCAAGCCTCTGCCGAGGTCTTGGCACCTGAGGACGCTCAGGTGCTGCAGCAAGCCACCAGGCAGGAGCCCCAGGGCCAGGAGCACCAGGGCGGTGAGACCCACCTGGCAGAGAACACCCTCTACCGGCTGTGCCCGCAGCCCAGCAAGGGTGAGGAGCTGCCCACCTATGAAGAGGCCAAAGCCCACTCCCAGTACTATGCGGCCCAACAGGCGGGTCCCCGGCCGCATGTGGGGGACCGGGATCCCCGAGGGGCCTCAGGAGCCCATCGGAGTCAGGACGAGGCCCTGCGGGAGCTGCGCCACGGGCATGTGCGCTCCCTGAGTGAGCGGCTCCTTCAGCTGTCCCTGGAGAGGAACGGTGCCCGGGCCCCCAGCCACATGAGCTCCTCCCACAGCTTCCCGCAGCTGGCCCGCAGTCAGCAGGGCCCTGCATCCAGGCCCCTCCCAGCCGAGGGCCCAGAGCCCCGTGGACCTCCACCTCAGTACCCCCACGTTATGCTAGCTCATGAGACTGCCAGTGCTGTCACCGACCCACGGTACCGCACCCGTGGAAGCCCACACTTCCAGCATGCTGAAGTCAG GATCCTGCAGGCCCAGGTGCCCCCCGTGTTCCTCCAGCAGCAACAACAGTACCAGTActtacagcagccccaggagccccccctgcccccacacccagcTGCTCTCAGCCATGGCCCCCTAGGCTCCCTAGGTCCACCCGAGATGGAGGGGCCAGCAAGCACCCAGGCCCCCTCTGCCACCTCGGGCAGCGCCCACCTGGCCCAGCTGGAGACCTTGCTGAGGGACAATGCCAGGCTGCAGAGGGACAATGAGAGGctgcagagggagctggagagctcAGCAGAGAAGGCTGGCCGCATTGAGAAG CTGGAAGGTGAAATCCAGCGGCTCTCCGAGGCCCACGAGAGCCTGACGAGAGCCTCTTCCAAGCGGGAGGCCCTGGAGAAGACCATGCGGAACAAAATGGACAGTGAAATGAGGAGGCTGCAGGACTTCAACAGGGATCTtagag agagatTGGAATCTGCAAATCGCCGTCTAGCAACCAAGACCCAGGAGGCCCAGGCAGGAAGTCAGGACATGGTGGCCAAGCTACTTGCTCAGA GCTacgagcagcagcaggagcaggagaagctGGAGCGGGAGACGGCCCTGCTGCGCGGTGCTATCGAGGACCAGCGGAGGCGCGCAGAGCTGCTGGAGCAGGCTCTGAGCAACGCGCAGGGCCGGGCGGCGCGCGCGGAGGAGGAGCTGCGCAAGAAGCAGGCCTACGTGGAGAAGGTGGAGCGGCTGCAGCAGGCCCTGGGGCAGCTGCAGGCGGCCTGTGAGAAGCGTGAGCTGCTGGAGCTGCGTCTGCGGACGCGCCTGGAGCAGGAGCTCAAGGCCCTACGTGCCCAGCAG AGACAGGCAGGCCCCCCCACTGGTGCCAGTGGCAGCGGTGGGTCCCCAGAGCTCAGTGCCCTGCGGCTGTCAGAACAACTGCGAGAGAAGGAGGAGCAAGTCCTGGCGCTGGAGGCGGATATGACCAAGTGGGAGCAGAAGTATCTGGAGGAGCGAGCCATGAGGCAGTTTGCCATGGATGCAGCCGCCACGGCTGCCGCACAGCGCGACACCACTCTCATCCGACACTCCCCCCAGCCTTCGCCCAGCAGCAGCTTCAACGAGGGCCTGCTCACCGGTGGCCACAGGCATCAGGAGATGGAAAGCAG GTTGAAGGTGCTCCATGCCCAGATCCTGGAGAAGGATGCAGTGATCAAGGTCCTTCAGCAGCGCTCCAGGAAAGACCCAGGCAAGACCGTGCAGGGCTCCCTGAGGCCCGCCAAATCTGTGCCATCTGTCTTCGTGGCTGCCACAGCAGGGACCCAGAGCTGGCAAGGTCTGTCCTCTAGTGAGCGGCAAGTGGATGCCCCTGCCCGGCTCGCTACAG CGGACCGGGCCCCCGAGGAGGAGCCGGTGGCCAcggctcccctccctgctcacgcCAAACACGGGAGCAGAGACGGGAGCACCCAGACCGACGGTCCCCCAGACAGTGCCGCCGCTTGCCTGGGACTGGATCCCGACAGCCTCCTGGGGTACAGCGGGGGCCAGAGGACAGCCTCACTGG ACTCTGTTGCTATATCCAGAGTCCAGGACTTGTCAGACATGGTGGAGATACTGATCTGA